The Methylomonas rhizoryzae genome includes the window ACATCGAAGACCACGTCTCGCCGGAAGGCTTTGGGCTATTGGACGTGTGGATGAGCCACGGCGACCGCGTCGTCGAACTGCCGGCAGGCTTTAAACTGATCGCCAGCTCGGACGGCGCGCCAATTGCCGGCATCGCCGACGAAGACCGCGATTTCTACGCGCTGCAATTCCACCCGGAAGTGACTCACACCAAGCAAGGCGGGCGCATCCTCGGCCGTTTCGCGTTGGATATTTGCGGCTGCGCGGCGCTGTGGAACGCCAGCAACATCATCGAAGACAGCATCAGCGCGGTACGGGAAAAAGTCGGCGGCGATCAGGTGATACTGGGCTTGTCCGGCGGCGTCGATTCCTCGGTGGTCGCGGCCCTGTTGCACCGCGCCATAGCCTCGCAACTAACCTGCGTGTTCGTCGATACCGGCTTGCTACGCCTGCACGAGGGCGACCAGGTGATGGCGATGTTCGCCGAACACATGGGTATTAAAGTGATCCGGGTCGATGCCGAAGCCCGCTACATGGCCGCGCTGTCCGGCGTCAACGACCCGGAGCAAAAACGCAAAATCATCGGTGGCCTGTTCGTGGAAATTTTCGACGAGGAAGCCGGCAAACTCACCGACGCCAAATGGCTGGCGCAAGGCACTATCTATCCCGACGTGATCGAATCGGCCGGCGCCAAAAGCGGCAAGGCGCATTTGATCAAATCCCACCACAACGTTGGCGGCCTGCCGGAAAACATGAAGCTGAAACTGGTCGAACCGCTGCGCGAATTGTTTAAGGATGAAGTGCGCAAGCTCGGCCTGGAACTGGGCCTGCCGGCCGACATGATCTATCGCCACCCCTTCCCCGGTCCCGGCCTGGGTGTGCGCATCCTCGGCGAAGTCAAAAAGTCCTATGCCGACTTGCTGCGCAAGGCCGACGCCATCTTCATCGAAGAACTGTACCGCCACGATTTGTACAACCAAGTCAGCCAAGCCTTCGCGGTGTTCCTGCCGGTCAAGTCGGTCGGCGTGATGGGCGACGGCCGCAAGTACGACTACGTCGTCGCGCTGCGCGCGGTGGAAACCATAGATTTCATGACCGCCCGCTGGGCGCACCTGCCATACGACTTTTTGGACCTGGTCTCAAGGCGCATCATCAACGAAGTGCCGGGGATTTCCAGGGTAACTTATGATATTTCAGGTAAGCCGCCGGCGACGATAGAGTGGGAGTGAAAATAGGTAAAAGGCGTATCAATCGCGCCGAAAATGGCAATGTTTGCAAATTTTCGATGGCTTGATTCATCGCCTTAACGTAATTTTGCACTTCTTCCCAGTCATCGCGTTTATCCGGCGCAACATTCTCCTGTTCCAGCAACGCATCTTCCATATTGGTCTGCGTACCTTCGATTCGACTGGATTGGGTAGACTCTTTTAGCACGTACATGCGGATGAACAATTCGATATTAGGAATGTAGTCGGAGTACATGTCCAAGCGACCGAGTGCACGATCCGCTGACCCAGTAGCTGGATCAATTCCATGTCGTCCAAAACCCAGAGGCGATTGATCTTAGAGAGCTGGAAGCTTTTATAGTGTGATTGTTGCGTCAGTTGTCCGGCAGAAAATTTTTCATCTAGTCATTTCTGTAGAAAATTAAAACAGCCCCGCCGCTTATTCTTTATTTTATGGAAAAACTAAAATAGCGCCAGCGGCTATTTTAGGTTCGTCTAGAAACGATAGTTTTACGCTGAAACATAACAGTTTCATCGCGCCCACGCTTCGCACGGTAACTGCAGTGACGGACGCTCCAGCATCCGGTAGGCACCGCCGGAGCGTGGAAGCGATAAATAGTAGCGTTTAGCCCGTTTCTCAGCATTGTTTTATATGAAATGCTTAATTTCTGCTGTTCTCTTCTTTGCGTTGGTCCGTTGCCTAACGTGGTGAGTAGCATGCTTGCGGTCATGCTTTATATTGGCGCTGTTGGAGGTGTAGGCTTCGCGTTCAGATGCAGATAAACCGGTAAATTCATCAGGAATAATACACATGGCAATACTATTGTTTTTTCAATTAAAACAATAAATTGACTGTATTGCGTGTTGTGTATTTTTGCTCGGTGGATATAGTGAAGGCGTGTTTTCGTTGCTGCCGGTAAACGGTTTGGGAGGACGGATGAAAATCGCTAAATTAGCTGCTGTAGGAATCGGACTATCGGTATTTGCCGTCGCCGGTCTGGCCGGAATTATCCCGTTGGAATTTGCCGTGCCGCTCTTATTGTTTGCGGCATTGATGCGCGGCAGTCTGTTGTTAATCGAAAAAGCGATCGACAGCGCGGCTCAGGCTAAGGAAGCCGATAGGCAGTAATTCGCAAACGGGTTAGTCCGGGGGACCCACGACTTTTGCCGTTGGCGGCAAGCGCGGCGTAATGCCTTCGACGAATACGGACGTAAGGCTGGACGGTCTCTCGGGCTGGTGTCCTGGGGTAAAAGCCAAGCGGGAGGAGGGCGATTAACCTCGCACGCACTAAAAGCGCGAGGTTAATCGTAAAGCGCAGCGGCGCTATTGTTTGACTTTCGGCAGTTCCTTGTCTTCGGTGTTGAAATGGCAAAGTCCGGCGGCAAAGTAATTGCATTCTTCCGATTGTTCGATTTTGGCTCCTGTGGGAGACAATTTAATCGTCAAGGTGCAAAAGTGGCGCTCGCTGGGGATTTGTTTTTTCAAAACCAACTCGTTTTCGCCGACATATTTTGCTTCGCCGGAAATATCGGCAGTGCAAGCGTGTTGGTCGCCGCTGCTGTCGGTCGGCTCGAAATCGACGTCAGCGTAGACCGTAGTTTGTTTACCGACTGTATTGATTTTTAAGTGTTGAACGTGCTTGCCGTCGGTCAGCACATAGTGATCGGTCAACGCAAACGCCGAACCGGATAACAACATCGACGCCAAGAACAGGATTTTTTTCATACTTTCTTCCCATGGTTATTATTAGAAATCGCCACTGCTTGAGCTGAGTCGCTCAATTCGTAGCCGAAAAACACCGAAATCCGAGGGCTTTGCTGGCAGCAAAACGCTACTCCAGCCGGTTGATTGTTAAACAATTGTCCCGCCGATGAGTCTCTGAACGCAAGCCGTAGGCATTTCAGCCTCTTTGCCGCTTTGCCCGGTACAGTCTTGGGTCCGCAACAGCGTCGGCTATCGTGCATTTTTAAAACAAACCGTTACAAAGGCTCCGCTCGTCTTACCAGGCTCGCAGCATTTTATCACGTTGCGTGGAGCACCCATTTCAAGACGTTGATCGATTAGCCGAGGCCGGTTTGTAGAGTTCGTTTGTTGCCTTAAAACCTGAACAAGAATAAGGCCGAAACAATTTCCGTTACCGGGCTTAGGGGCATCCGCAAACGGCTGGTCCGCATGATCAGGGGAGGGCTTCTATGAGCGGATGCACAATCCCCGAGGCCCTGCGCCGGTATGCACCCGGCGATTCGCCGACACAGCGTTTGAAAGCCCGGCTGAAGGCCGATACCGAATCGTAACTGCAACGTTCCGCGACCCGTTCTATGGTCATGCCGGATTCTTTTAGCCAGCACGCCGCAATCTGCATGCGCCATGACAGTAAATATTCCATCGGCGGACAGCCCAGCAGAGCGGCGAATTTTTTGGTCAGCGCGGCTTTGGACAGGTGGGCCTGTTGGGACAGTTCCTGCATGTTCCATGGCTTCCAAGGCTCTCGATGGATTGCGGTCAACACGGCTCCCAGACGAGCATCGTGCAGCGCGGCGAATAGTCCGTGGCTGACCAGTTGCTGTTCGATACAGTGACGGACAACCAAAATGAACAAGCCGTCGCACAGGCGCTCGATCAGCGCGAAGCGGCCGAGGCGTTCGGTTTGGCTTTCGGCGATCATCATCCGGGTCAACTCGGCCAGATGCTTTCCGGCTTGCTCGCGACGGATCACGATTTCCGCAGGCAAGGATTGCCACAACGCCGCTTTCGGCAAGCCCAGTTCGATCAGGCCGCACACAAAAGCGGTACTGCCTTGCGCCCAGCTAACCGGCCGGGCATCATCGGCGCCGAAGCTCAATTCATCGGCGCTGTAGGATAGATAATGCTTTTCGGCGTGCGGTAGAAACAAGATTAAATCGCCTTCTGCCAAAGCCAAGGGTTGGCGCCAAACCGGCGAATGGATCCAGCCGTTGCCTTTGGTCAATAGATGAAACCAGACGTCGCTGTCCGAATTATGGTCTATCGCCCAGCGCCCGCATACCCCGCCGGCATAAATCAGCTTGGCGCGTAGATTGAGGCCTTGCAGCAGAGAGGTGATCGTGTCCATCGTTTGTCCAGCAGGGTGAGCTTGTATGCAGTCAGTGGTTAGCGTATTGGCCAGTCTAGCAAAACGGCCTTGCCGCGAATATCGATCATAGCTGCCTGCTGACCCAATTGAGATGGGGGGCTGGCGGATCAAGCTAAACGCGTTTTTTGAGCATGAATTATCGTGTTTCGGGCATGTTCTTCCGGTCAGGTTGCACCTACACTCGCGGACGGCGGCCTAAGTGGAAGCCGCGATCTTGTAAGGTTAGAGGATTAGCGATGGCATCACGTGCAATAGTAATTTTTCTTTTAGCGAGCGGTTTGACTACGGCCAACGCAGCGGTAGTGTGGAAAGGTCGCGAATCGACGTTGAACGCGAGTTACTTGGTGGGAGCGGGACCGGTGATGCATTCCGATAACGTCATTGATACTTCGGATTCAATGACGGATCGATTTGCTATGGCTATCGCCGGCAGCGATGCCGCATCCGGCGTTTTATTAGGCCAGCCCTGGAGCGGCGCACTGACGTATTCGGCGGCACACGAATTTGCGGTTTTCGGTTCACCGCAGAATCTGGCCGCGATTACCAGCAGCGGCAGTTCGAATGCCTCGGCAACCTTCACCGGCGGCACCAGTATCGGTGTGAACGTTCGCGCCCCGGGAAACAGTTGGGCGCTGGAGTTCGACGTGACTGGCCCTACCCCTTACACGTTGCAGGGCAGCGTCGGCGACAGCAATACGCGTAATACCACGGCCGGCGTTCAGCTTCAGCGTTTTACCGTTACCTGGGTTCCAATCGAATTATTCGCCGATACCCCAAGTTTTTACCAAACAGGGGAGTTAGCTCCGGGACAGTACCGCATCATCGCCACCGCTGCGGCGACGGCCGGACTATTGGTGCCTGCCGCTGAATCCGTCTGGAATTTACAACTGACTTTTGTGCCGCTACCTCCGGCCGCTTGGTTGTTCGCCGCTGTTTTGGGATTTTGGGGCATCAGTCGGAAGAAAACCGGTTGATTACCGGTTAGCTTGCAAAACCGATGTGACGGGAGCAGGCACTACCCGCGCAGGCGGGTGGTTAAGCGCAAATAAAACAAAGCGCATTATCCGATCAGCAATCGGATCGAGTCGGCCGCAGTCTATGGCTTGATGCAATCGAATCCGGCATAGAGTGAGGAGGTAGCTACGCACAATCCGGTTGGAAGCGAACCTGCGGCTCGCTGACTCCGCTACAGGCAGTGAGCGGGGGATACTCCCAGTCTGCCTAGCTTGGCCGTAGTAGAGGCGTAACAGGCTACCAGCCTCCCTTGATGGATGCGGTGAAAATCCTCAGTGCTTTTCAGTGGCCAGGGTGATTGCCGTTTTCGTGCGTGTTAGTTGTAAAGACAACGGCGAGAGAATGCCCCCTCCGTCTTGTCGTTAACAATGAGGGGCTAGCTTGAAAATGAGGAGAGTGTATGCGAAAAATCAATACGATACGCGCCGTTTTGCCGGCGCTGAGCATTATTTGGCTGACGGCCATTTCAGCGCCTGCCTTGGCTGAAACCTGTCTTTGGGAAGGAAAGGCGCCGGCCTGTAACGGCGAATGCCGGCCGGGTTATACCTTGGTCAAACGGAACAAGGAAGGCGACGGTAAAAAGTGTGTGACCGGCATCAAGGCCTATTGCTGCAAATCGTCGGATGTCATCATCAGGGGAACCGCACCGTTCTGTAACGGCAAGTGCAAGGAAGGGGAGGAAATGCTGGGCGACTCGGACTATGGGCCGAAGGGCGAAAAATGCGAAACCGGCAAGGCGGCCATCTGTAGAATTTCGGTTCGCTGAACGGGCCGGGCTATTCGGCTGCCCGGTGAACTGAAAGCATGTGCGGTTTGAAGTCATAAACAGGCCTATAAAAGGCCGTGCGAAAGCTCGATCAAGTTCCGGCGTTGGCTGTTTGAATCAGTAGACGCCGCTATTGATTGACGACGGCTTTCGGATTAATCGCTAAGATTAATTGCATGGCGACCATCAATCAAACCTATTCGGATTTTAAAGCCGACCTCAAACGCTTAAACGATACCGCACCCGTCCCGGTTAAATTGACGTTTTTCCGGGCATTGCGCTTGATTTCGCGTCAGGAGTTGTGTTGTTTATTGCTTTACCGCATTTCCCATCTTTGTTATTGCCGGGGAAACAAATGCTTAGCCGGCTTTCTTTATCGCACCAATTTGTTGTTGACTGCTGCGGATATTCATCCTAGAAGCAAGATAGGTCCAGGTTGCCTGATTGCACATGCAATCGGCTTGGTTGTCGACGCGCAAATCGGCCGAAATTGTACGTTATTAGGCCATAATGTCGTGGGGCCGGCGTACAGCAACGGCCAATGGAGTTCGACTCCGACGATAGGCGACGATGTGACGATTTGTTTAAAGGCCTTGGTATTGGGCGATATTGAATTAAAGGATCAGCTAACCATAGGTCCTTATAGCTTGATCGACCATTCCCTGACAATTTCGAATTGTGTGGTCAGTTGCGTGCCGACTAAGATAGTTACCGCGCCACAAGCAACGCCGGCGAATCCGATTGAATAATTTTTACTATCTTCCTAATCTATGTCCGTAACCTAAGCCGATTGGTGTCAGGTATCGTCGCGGCCTCTTCAGCAAAGAGAGTAGGACGTGATTTCACTGTTCCACGTTAACTTGCAAAAAAAGCGATGCGCAAACCAACAAAGCTGCTGCCGTTACTGTTGATAACGAGCGCATGCTCTCAATACGACAATATTCCCGTTTTTCAACAAACCGTGCCGGAACCGGACGCTCAGGCCTTGGGCGCTCAAGCCGAACAAGCCGAAGGCATAATCTCCGGTCAAGCGGGGCAGTCGCCCGTTCCGGAAAATTTGCCGGCATCCGAACCGGTCGAATTGAGCGAATTTCCTTTGGAAGACAACCGTTACCAGGGGCAATTGCGTTTGCGCGTCGGCGATTCGGTCAAATTCATGGTTTGGGGTTATCCGGAACTGGCGCACGTCGCGGAGGTACAAGCCAACGGCGGCGTGACGCTACCGCTCGTCGGAGAAGTTGCCGCCAAAGGCCGCACGGTCGAAGATATCCGCAACGACGCCACACAGCTGATAGACGAGTTGTCGCGTAAGCAATACGATAATTTTCAATACGAGGACAGCTTGACCTTGTTCGTGTGGCAGCACGACGATTTGAAAATTACCGACGTCGTCAAACCGGACGGCACCGTCACCTTTCCTTTGGCCGGCAAAATACAGGTGGTGGGGCGCAGCATAGACGAGATCGAGTCCGATGTGCGTAATCGCTTGAAGCAGTACATCTACGACCCGCGCGTTTCCATTGTACCCAAGCTGACGCGGCGCAATATCGTCAGCAACCCTTTGGTGTCGATTTTGCCGCAAGACCTCAAACCGCGGCAAGTTGCGGTGATCGGCGAAGTGATGGTGCAAGGGCAAAAACCGATTGCTAGCGGTACCCGGGTCATGGACGCTTTAGCTGCTTCGCAGATCAAAGTCACCGGCGATATGGACAGCGTGGTGATTATTCGCAACATCGATTCCAAGCACCCGCAATATCGGCGGCTAAAGTTAAGCGAATACATGGAAGGCACGGCACCGGAACAAAACATTTTTTTGCATGAGAATGACGTCATCATTTTGCCTAAAACCAAAATTGCGGAAGTCGGCCAATTCGTTAACGATTTCTTTACCAGCACCAAACCGATATTGGAATGGTATATTGCCAGTCAGCAAACGTTTTACATCAACGACATTCTCCGGTTAAGCACCGAGGCCACCAAGGCCGCCATTCGCGCTTATAACCAAAGCACCGTTAACCCCACTTTGCCATCACCACCGTCCCCATGACAGCGATGCAGACACGCAACGGAATCGACGTAGAACACGAGTTGCCGACTCGCCGAGAATTGTTAGGCTTGTTTTTCGAATACAAGCGCAGCGTGTTGGTGGTTTTATGTACCACGATCGCAGTCAGCGCGTTCTTGGTCTATTACTTGTTGTCGCCGAGTTACGAAGCGAAAGCCAAGATCATCATCAATAACAGTCAATTGATGCAGCCTTTGGCCGATTCCGCTCCGCAAAGCGATTTCGAAAAAGTCATCGACTTCAATACCCAAAAGGATGTAATGGCGAGCGCCACTCTGGCGGCTGCCGTAGTCAAACAGCTGAATCTAAAAGACACGCGTACGATAGGGCGCATGGAAAAATTGAGTATGTGGGTGGGCGATATCAAGCGCACCTTAGGAAAAAGTTTGGGCATCGACTCTTGGGCTAAGCCCCATGATCCGGAGGCGGCAGCCATCGCTGCGGTGTTGGACAATCTGATGGT containing:
- a CDS encoding Fic/DOC family N-terminal domain-containing protein — encoded protein: MYSDYIPNIELFIRMYVLKESTQSSRIEGTQTNMEDALLEQENVAPDKRDDWEEVQNYVKAMNQAIENLQTLPFSARLIRLLPIFTPTLSSPAAYLKYHKLPWKSPALR
- a CDS encoding helix-turn-helix transcriptional regulator, whose amino-acid sequence is MDTITSLLQGLNLRAKLIYAGGVCGRWAIDHNSDSDVWFHLLTKGNGWIHSPVWRQPLALAEGDLILFLPHAEKHYLSYSADELSFGADDARPVSWAQGSTAFVCGLIELGLPKAALWQSLPAEIVIRREQAGKHLAELTRMMIAESQTERLGRFALIERLCDGLFILVVRHCIEQQLVSHGLFAALHDARLGAVLTAIHREPWKPWNMQELSQQAHLSKAALTKKFAALLGCPPMEYLLSWRMQIAACWLKESGMTIERVAERCSYDSVSAFSRAFKRCVGESPGAYRRRASGIVHPLIEALP
- a CDS encoding polysaccharide biosynthesis/export family protein, which codes for MRKPTKLLPLLLITSACSQYDNIPVFQQTVPEPDAQALGAQAEQAEGIISGQAGQSPVPENLPASEPVELSEFPLEDNRYQGQLRLRVGDSVKFMVWGYPELAHVAEVQANGGVTLPLVGEVAAKGRTVEDIRNDATQLIDELSRKQYDNFQYEDSLTLFVWQHDDLKITDVVKPDGTVTFPLAGKIQVVGRSIDEIESDVRNRLKQYIYDPRVSIVPKLTRRNIVSNPLVSILPQDLKPRQVAVIGEVMVQGQKPIASGTRVMDALAASQIKVTGDMDSVVIIRNIDSKHPQYRRLKLSEYMEGTAPEQNIFLHENDVIILPKTKIAEVGQFVNDFFTSTKPILEWYIASQQTFYINDILRLSTEATKAAIRAYNQSTVNPTLPSPPSP
- the guaA gene encoding glutamine-hydrolyzing GMP synthase, whose protein sequence is MTQTNIHSDKILILDFGSQYTQLIARRIREIGVYCEIYSCDSSDEEVKNFGAKGIILSGGPETVTSSDTPRAPQAVFELGVPVLGICYGMQTMAEQLGGKVESSDHREFGYAQIRARGHSKLLKDIEDHVSPEGFGLLDVWMSHGDRVVELPAGFKLIASSDGAPIAGIADEDRDFYALQFHPEVTHTKQGGRILGRFALDICGCAALWNASNIIEDSISAVREKVGGDQVILGLSGGVDSSVVAALLHRAIASQLTCVFVDTGLLRLHEGDQVMAMFAEHMGIKVIRVDAEARYMAALSGVNDPEQKRKIIGGLFVEIFDEEAGKLTDAKWLAQGTIYPDVIESAGAKSGKAHLIKSHHNVGGLPENMKLKLVEPLRELFKDEVRKLGLELGLPADMIYRHPFPGPGLGVRILGEVKKSYADLLRKADAIFIEELYRHDLYNQVSQAFAVFLPVKSVGVMGDGRKYDYVVALRAVETIDFMTARWAHLPYDFLDLVSRRIINEVPGISRVTYDISGKPPATIEWE
- a CDS encoding serine O-acetyltransferase, translated to MATINQTYSDFKADLKRLNDTAPVPVKLTFFRALRLISRQELCCLLLYRISHLCYCRGNKCLAGFLYRTNLLLTAADIHPRSKIGPGCLIAHAIGLVVDAQIGRNCTLLGHNVVGPAYSNGQWSSTPTIGDDVTICLKALVLGDIELKDQLTIGPYSLIDHSLTISNCVVSCVPTKIVTAPQATPANPIE